One part of the Neoarius graeffei isolate fNeoGra1 chromosome 2, fNeoGra1.pri, whole genome shotgun sequence genome encodes these proteins:
- the zcrb1 gene encoding zinc finger CCHC-type and RNA-binding motif-containing protein 1, translating into MSGGLAPSKSTVYISNLPFSLTNNDLHKLCTKYGKVVKVTIVKDKQTRKSKGVAFVLFLDRESAHNCARSLNHKELFGRMVKASIAIDNGRAAEFIRRRNYTDKSKCYECGEDGHLSYSCPKNLLGEREPPPKKEKKKKKKVMMMKQHTDEAEPEESEDEGEDPSLDSLSQAIAFQQARIEEEDGRKKQTTGDPNHTSTSDSSHKPRIKKSAYFSDEEELSD; encoded by the coding sequence ATGAGTGGCGGTTTGGCTCCGAGTAAAAGCACTGTTTATATTTCTAACCTTCCGTTTTCGTTGACTAATAACGATTTGCACAAGTTGTGCACGAAATATGGCAAAGTTGTCAAGGTGACGATTGTCAAAGACAAACAAACGCGGAAGAGTAAAGGTGTGGCGTTTGTGCTGTTCCTGGACAGAGAGTCAGCTCATAACTGTGCTCGGTCTCTGAACCACAAGGAGCTCTTTGGCAGGATGGTGAAGGCCAGCATCGCTATTGATAACGGAAGAGCTGCTGAGTTCATCAGGAGAAGAAACTACACAGACAAGTCCAAGTGTTACGAGTGTGGCGAAGATGGTCACTTGAGCTACTCCTGCCCCAAGAACTTGCTCGGAGAAAGAGAGCCTCCACCcaaaaaggaaaagaagaagaagaagaaggtgatgATGATGAAGCAGCACACTGACGAGGCTGAGCCAGAGGAAAGTGAAGATGAAGGAGAAGACCCTTCACTGGACAGTTTAAGCCAGGCCATTGCTTTCCAGCAAGCTCgaatagaagaagaagacggacgaAAGAAGCAGACCACAGGAGACCCGAACCACACTTCCACATCAGATAGTTCACATAAGCCAAGGATCAAAAAGAGCGCGTACTTCAGCGATGAAGAAGAGCTCAGTGACTGA
- the c2h11orf96 gene encoding uncharacterized protein C11orf96 homolog, whose translation MAVRPMETVGFHMLPAHLMASAMEEFPQQLPVPKGPARGRSRPKRPREARFKTQPVTFAEIAEVEEEGASPLEEERARRSFLQSLESLRRSTQSLQHTGTTQIGRTSTPTQASLDSSDSDSAQ comes from the coding sequence ATGGCTGTACGTCCAATGGAGACAGTGGGTTTCCATATGCTTCCTGCTCACTTGATGGCTTCTGCTATGGAAGAGTTCCCACAGCAGCTCCCTGTACCCAAGGGCCCAGCTCGGGGCCGTAGTCGTCCCAAGAGACCGAGAGAGGCCCGCTTCAAAACTCAGCCAGTGACCTTCGCAGAGATTGCAGAAGTAGAAGAGGAAGGAGCTTCGCCACTGGAGGAGGAGAGAGCAAGGCGCTCGTTCTTGCAGTCACTGGAGAGCCTGAGGAGGAGCACacaatccctgcaacacacaggaACCACACAGATCGGGAGAACCAGCACACCAACACAGGCTAGCCTGGACTCAAGTGACTCAGACTCAGCCCAATAa